A window of Apium graveolens cultivar Ventura chromosome 8, ASM990537v1, whole genome shotgun sequence contains these coding sequences:
- the LOC141677425 gene encoding leucine-rich repeat extensin-like protein 4 yields MNYKINQNPITLLALFLVFITFLNHSQAYNFNGRLSESEVHFIKHRQLLYYKDEFGDRGENITVDPTLVFENPRLKNAYIALQAWKQAIISDPLNLTGNWVGSDVCNYTGVFCAPAPGKKSDQTVAGIDLNHGDIAGYLPEELGLLTDLALFHINSNRFCGTVPKKFKNLKILYELDISNNRFAGKFPYVVLNLPNLKFLDLRFNEFEGKVPKELFDKKLDAIFINHNRFKFSIPDNFGNSPVSVIVLAGNDFKGCLPASIGNMSKTLNEVIMLDNGLRSCFPASIGLLTELTVLDVSYNELMGPLPESIGGMKSLEQLNVGHNMLSGAIPQSVCALPRLLNFTYEYNFFTSEPPVCLKVPEFSDRRNCLRGRPGQRSVGQCKAFLRKKVDCSAFKCEPFVPSLPAPPPPSPPLPVPSPPVYVPPPVPVPVPSPPVYVPSPPPPVYSPPPPVYSPPPPPPVYSPPPPPPVYSPPPPPPVYSPPPPPPSPPPPVYSPPPPPPVYSPPPPPPVYSPPPPVYSPPPPPPPPVYSPPPPPPSPPPPSPPPPVYYSSPPPPPPPPPPPVYSSPPPPPPVYSSPPPPPPPCIRSPPPPSPSPPPSPVYSPPMPYIYNSPPPPSPHSPPPPPHSPPPPPTYIYSSPPPPQHSPPPPSPPPCIEPPPPPPPCSEHYPPPPPPSPVPYHPPHSPPPPPPPSSPIYSSPPPPVHHHSPPPPVHYNSPPPPIMSPPPPEFEGPLPPIFGVSYASPPPPPFY; encoded by the coding sequence ATGAACTACAAAATCAACCAAAACCCCATTACTCTCCTTGCTTTGTTTCTCGTTTTTATCACATTTTTGAACCATTCTCAAGCTTACAATTTCAATGGGAGACTGAGTGAAAGTGAAGTTCATTTCATCAAACACAGACAACTCCTTTATTACAAAGATGAGTTCGGAGATAGAGGTGAAAATATCACAGTGGACCCCACTTTAGTGTTCGAAAATCCAAGGCTTAAAAATGCTTACATTGCTCTACAAGCATGGAAGCAAGCCATAATTTCGGATCCTCTGAACCTAACGGGTAATTGGGTCGGATCTGATGTTTGTAACTACACCGGAGTTTTTTGTGCTCCGGCGCCGGGAAAAAAATCCGACCAAACAGTCGCCGGAATTGATTTGAATCACGGCGATATTGCTGGGTACTTGCCGGAGGAACTTGGGTTGTTGACAGATCTCGCATTGTTTCATATAAATTCTAATAGATTTTGTGGCACAGTTCCCAAGAAATTCaagaatttgaagattttatatgAGCTTGATATTAGCAACAACAGGTTTGCCGGAAAATTCCCTTATGTAGTTCTTAATTTACCGAATTTGAAATTTTTAGATCTTCGATTTAATGAGTTTGAAGGGAAGGTACCCAAGGAGTTGTTTGATAAAAAGCTAGATGCAATTTTTATTAATCATAACCGGTTTAAGTTTTCGATTCCGGATAATTTTGGTAATTCTCCGGTGTCGGTTATTGTATTAGCTGGAAATGATTTTAAGGGTTGTCTTCCTGCGAGTATTGGTAATATGTCGAAAACGCTTAATGAAGTTATTATGCTGGATAATGGGCTAAGGTCTTGTTTTCCTGCGAGTATTGGATTGTTGACAGAATTAACGGTGTTGGATGTGAGTTATAATGAGTTGATGGGGCCTTTGCCGGAGAGTATTGGTGGGATGAAGAGTTTGGAACAACTCAATGTAGGTCATAATATGTTGTCCGGGGCAATTCCTCAGAGTGTTTGTGCATTGCCGAGATTGTTGAACTTTACTTATGAGTATAATTTCTTTACTAGTGAGCCTCCGGTTTGTTTGAAGGTTCCCGAGTTTAGTGATAGGAGGAATTGTTTGAGGGGAAGACCAGGGCAAAGATCGGTAGGACAATGTAAGGCGTTTTTGAGGAAGAAGGTTGATTGTTCGGCTTTTAAGTGTGAGCCTTTTGTTCCGAGTTTGCCTGCTCCTCCACCTCCGTCTCCACCATTGCCTGTGCCTTCACCTCCTGTTTATGTTCCACCACCGGTGCCTGTCCCTGTGCCTTCACCTCCTGTTTACGTGCCTTCGCCTCCACCGCCAGTTTACTCTCCACCTCCACCAGTTTACTCGCCTCCTCCACCTCCACCAGTTTACTCGCCTCCTCCACCTCCACCAGTTTACTCGCCTCCACCACCTCCTCCAGTTTATTCCCCGCCCCCACCTCCACCCTCACCGCCTCCACCTGTTTACTCCCCTCCTCCACCTCCACCAGTTTACTCACCTCCTCCACCACCACCAGTTTACTCACCACCTCCACCAGTTTACTCACCACCTCCCCCGCCTCCACCACCAGTCTACTCACCACCTCCTCCGCCTCCATCGCCACCTCCACCCTCTCCTCCACCACCAGTCTACTACTCATCACccccaccaccaccaccaccaccacctccaccagTTTACTCATCCCCTCCACCTCCTCCACCAGTATATTCCTCACCGCCACCTCCTCCCCCACCTTGCATCCGGTCGCCCCCACCTCCATCACCATCTCCTCCACCATCACCAGTATACTCACCCCCAATGCCGTACATTTATAATTCACCACCACCTCCTTCACCGCACTCACCACCGCCACCCCCTCATTCACCACCTCCCCCACCTACTTACATTTACTCATCACCCCCTCCACCGCAACATTCCCCACCACCACCTTCCCCACCTCCTTGTATAGAACCCCCACCCCCTCCACCTCCTTGTTCCGAGCACTATCCACCCCCACCACCGCCTTCTCCAGTTCCTTATCACCCCCCTCACTCACCTCCACCGCCACCTCCACCATCATCCCCTATATACTCATCACCACCTCCACCAGTTCATCATCACTCTCCCCCACCACCAGTCCACTACAATTCTCCCCCACCGCCAATCATGAGCCCACCACCCCCTGAATTTGAAGGTCCATTGCCTCCGATATTCGGGGTTTCCTATGCCTCTCCTCCACCCCCTCCTTTCTATTAA